The Hypanus sabinus isolate sHypSab1 chromosome 24, sHypSab1.hap1, whole genome shotgun sequence genome contains the following window.
TATGTACAAATGGTGGAGTTGAATGGCCCGATTGTTCTCCCGTATCTTAACCTCCTATGACCAACTCCCCACCCACAACACCAAGAGGACGCAAGGGCCCCGGACGAAGTGCTTACCAATCTCCGCTCCTGTTGCTGCGAGAGATAACAGCGCCATTAAGAAACCGACGGGGCCCATTTCGGTGGATGactccgctctctctctctctctctctctccctctggacGCACTGAAATTTGGAAACAGGGGCGTCGTGCAGACGAGTGCCGCCGGGTCTCCGGAGGTTGCGGACTGCAACAAAACCCCAGGGGGATTTCACCATCTGCGCTCATTGGGCTTCGGTGACGGGCTCCTGGAAGCATCGAGTTCAGCAGGAGAAACCAGTTCGACAGGAAACGGGAAGCTCGACAGAACGCTGAGGGGAAATTTGAAGTCTGGATATCCACTCACTGCTCGCCCTGACATGAGTCAAGTACTGAACCAGAATGTTTttgttctatatttatcatgtattgcattgaactgttgatGCAAAGTaaccaaatttcacaacacatgccgtcgatgataaacctgatttgtttttttaattattcttgaacttttattgaacacaaacagaaacactaaacatatgctaacaaagccagggagtcacacataagcagcaacagatatataactattaactttaaatatacaaataaaaaagaaaatccaCTCTAAATACTTTTGGGCGGAAGGAACTATATCTAGAAGAAGtcacaaaacaaaaacatttaGATAAgtaacccgaaacattgacaactTTATACAGTCTTTACAGCTTTCTGGTTATGGGAAGTTTTCAGAGTATTAACTTACACTTTGAATTCTGAGTAAAAAATATAAATGAAGGTTTCTTATTGCTGTATTTGcatttatggatataaaatttgctGTAAATTAACCAAAGAtttatgattttaaaaaatgatccCTATGAGATTTGGTATTATTAAACCCAAATAAatcattttcaaaacaaaaagtgAAGTCCACATTAATATATTGATCTATAAACTGACAACCCAGaatgttttaacatattcacaatcccaaaacagatgaaataaatcctctggatATAAACCAGAAAAAGAACAGTTAGttcaatatcagaattaaacCTTGTCAAATAAACATAGGTTGGATAATATCCATGTATAATTTTGAATGAAATCTCGaataacctgattttgattcaggtTCTGAAACCCGCCCCTCTCGACGGCAAACATCCTGCTGAGAGGGATTGCCAAACACCCGAGAGGGTGGATCTCTCCGATCTCACCTCAGACTTATCGGGCAACTTCTGCCGCAGGATGAGGGCTCTGTGCAGTCCCTCCTTCCTGGCCTTCCTCGGGGCAGTGCTGTCCATCCTGGAAGTGGTGGAGGCCACCCGGAGTGGTGAGTTTGCCTCTCGGCGTGTGGACTTGTCGGCGCGTGGGCTGCGGGGAGTATGGGGGCGACTGCGTTTGCATTGGTGTcggcggggggcgggggggggcggTGGTCAGCACAGAAAATGGACAGAAAGGACTCCTCCCGTGCTAGGAAACGCCGGGAGGTCCTGGGGGTCCGTACACTAAATCTCCGAGGAGTCCACGTCAGAGAAGTTAACATGGTTCGGGACGGAACAGCGATTGAAACGGCTGGGGGATTCTCTGTACAGGAGCGCGGAGGGAgcacctcactgtaggaaggagcTCCACGCAGTGGGAGGGACCGTGAGGAGGGAGAACCgtactgtgagaggggcagtggggAGGGAGAACCGTACTGTGAGAGGGGCAATAGTGAGGGAGTGGTGGGGGGTTAATGGTGAGGTAGaactgcactgtgggaggggcaatgGGGAGGGAGCGCCACACAATAGGAGGGGCGATGGGGAGGGAGaaccgcactgtgggaggggcgataGTGAGGGAGAGCCATACAGTGGTGAGGGGGGGTTAATGGTGAGGTAGaactgcactgtgggaggggcaatgGGGAGGGAGAACCACactgtggtgggaggatggggagggagatctGCACTGTGGGAGAGGCAATGGTGAGAGAGCACCAGGATGTGGGAGAGGTATTTTACAGAATGACATCCCTTCCTCAGTTCTGACCAAACAAGAATGGCTGATTATCTGAAATCATTTAATTGTCCACCATTTGCTACTTCACACATTTATGAAGCTTCCAGTTCTTCCAAATTCCCGCATGAATGACCTCCAGACTAATCCATCTGCTGGAGTTTTGGTCTCATGCTGAGAGGCTTTTAATTCCTTCTATCTCACCTTCTCTGCGGAGTGCTTGGCCCCCTCTATATTAGTTGAAACGTAAGTACATGAATTAAATACGTGAGACTAAGCATAATTGCTGTCAGACCCCGTGAGCGAGGGAGACAGGACAGCAAGTTAAGACCATACGATACGAGGACAGAATCAGGTCGCGTGagccattcagtctgctccatGGCTGATTCCTtttatcaaccccattctctgctctTCTCTCCGTGACCCTCAACCCCACATGACCGATCAGTCTCTGCCTTGAACGCACCcagcgacttggcctccaccatcttccttgGCCAccagttccacagatttaccaaccccctgcctgaagaaattcctcatcgaCTCAGTTGTAAAGTCCTCATCGCTCGAGGATCTCCCCGCAACTCCCTTCTGATGGAAACCAGAAAACCAGAAGAGATATAGGAGAAGAGCTAGACCTTTTGTCCCATCTGatctcccattccatcatggctgatttattaatgatctcaaccccattctcctgccttctccccataacctgtgaTCAAGGACCtagcaacctccactttaaacatacccaatgacttggcctccactacggtgagttccacagatgtaccatcctctagctaaagaaatgcctcctcatctctgtcccacAGCCATCAAATACCCCTAGATTCACTATAGCACacaaataggcccttctgcccatctattcTGTGCCAAACTACTATACTATctagtcccaatgacctgcacctaGATCCTAACTCCAAGCCCATTTCACATTAGcaccaccctctcagtgaagaatctccccccccccccatgttctccttaaaccttTCGCTCTTAATCTATGATCTCtggctctagtctcacccaacctcgatGGAAAAAAACCTGTTTACATTTACCCTACCTGTACCCCTCATGGTTTTGTGTAACTCTATTAAAACTGTCTCCCAGGGTCTCCTTTCCTGGTaactcaaatcctggcaacatctcgGTAAATTTTCTCCGCACCTTTTCCAggttattgatacctttcctgtaggtaggtgaccagaactgcacacagtcctTCACATTTGGCCTCACTAGCGTGTTGtcgaacttcaacataacatcccagctcttgtACGCAATACTTTACGAAGGCCAATCTGCCGAAagttctctttatgaccctatccacctgcGCCACCgcttccaaggaattatggatttgtattcccaattcctcatacattaaccctttcattcccaggatcattcttgtgaacctcctccagtCCTTCTCCAAAGCAGGAATGCCCTCTCCACATCAATTCTTGTCCGCTCTGTTTGGTTCGGTTTTAGGTTTACATATCCTTCACCAGTACTGCGAGTGCACTCAACGCGATCACAAGACCGTTGTGTCCTGGGTGGATGGCTACGATGGCGAGACCATCGTTTACTACGACCCGGACAACAAGACGTTTGTGGCCACCCGTCGCTttgcccagagagtggtggacaagCGCAACGCTAACAGCTATTTTGTGGAGTCCATCCCCGAGCAGATCGCGAGCCTCTGCGACAGGATCAAGCGCCTGGCCATCTCGACCAACGCCACATGGGAAAGAAAAGGTCAGGATCTTTCCGTTAACTCGCATAGCGAGAGCGCTGTGACCGCGAGGTCGTGATGGGAAGTAAGGTGGGGCACTTCGCTCCATCCGCAACAAgaaggatttcccagtggccaactattttgattccaatccccattccaatTTTGACATgcgttacgtaccccgtaactgggtgtctgaccagcagagagagaagaatccgttggagtctggtggtactatatttaaaggtgtttattaataaacataagcaaaaccatatcaataatgcaaatatacatataacacaaggtagcagtaataaacctaaaagtgtaggaataataataataagcaataataaacaagctctatcgatgtctaggggtaaatgaattgtcatagaatataaagttcagttcagttcatgagtgctgaggtagttatgcttgttgtaatcgttggagagagagggagggagagagggagggagaggggggagaggggggggagagggggggagagggggggagagagagagagcgagatgtaacagctacaacagccaaaccttcctttgctttcttaatccgtcgtatcgttgtggtcattcagttatgacccctctggtcttcagccagACCATTTTTCTGTGGCGGagtcgtcactctggcatgagtgggcacacacacaagtccccaccggccctgctgtaacactgtgagctttactgaccgatctcctggttcggtctccgaagcccccacctttctgtgggttcccaacactcaatcagtgtccactggcgtgtctggagggtgcCTCTCCAgccctgtcttttatccctactcacggggtctcagctatccatcaattctgaatgactgtgtccaacaaatcaggccactccttcagtccactgaggaatgttattgagcaaactattgtccttgcagcgaaacagtgaataattcaaaaaggagtcacaatacagttaatcagcaaactccctctctctcttttctgttgcagatgttcttgcctattttccgtctctctttctcatggtcaccatagcaacagtaatagttcatggttctcggggggggggggttgatggttAACTctttaccccattgtccatcaggtctgttcatcagtcataacacccccatccttctgggaattttcaccGGGGGGTGTTAACTAATTAACTAATAAAGCACATGactgaattacagagtttaaTAAAATACAGAAGTTgtcttaactacaagaataatacagatacacgttcaaattaacatctagataaacaatcagcaataacattatcactcccctttacatgttgtattttaatatcaaattcctgTATCAACAGACTCCAACATAATAACcgcctatttttatttttcataaaaaaaatactaaaggGGTTGTGTTCCTAGCTTAGGTGTGAACCAATGTGTGAACacaaagtgtgaaccaatacatgtgtgattataatatagtacattacaaaagtttgtgcaaatactaatctctattttacttttaaacttaacattcaaacaatcaatcttccatggtgttgtctttattattcacatgctttgtcaaattccctcaaaaccagatcctgttattcaaagtggcattcGATCAACCTTTGtctcttttccacttaactctcacgtggtcagcctgctcaccagtgtggaataggccttaaCAGACTCCTTTCACAAGAgttatcttatcaccaatgttttccaaactaagcccatttgctgaacttccacacaattcgttaattttaagcaagtcattaattttatcttcaggatctttcaTTCTATTTGTTTTCAGCTTAACAGCAGCAgatgatccctcttggtcaaaacaacttttcaagttctgcctctccaaatcacatacttgaaTAACATCAGCGAGTTGTCTATTTTTAAATTtccaaacaaactgtaattgactcacaggcaccttgttaacaagccattgttcagtTAACGGTCCCTTCCCTTTTATCAATccttctaaaaccaattcagactttaaattttctttatttaatttaggaacaacacctttcccttctccttcaataatattcacatcaccagctttcatctcatcatTAAGTTTTAACATACCttttaacacaaacaactgaaaattctcactttccactggtaccaaggttaaccctttcttcactgaaccaagtccatctgacccaaaaggactgcattccttttcaactaaatcagatacctcatacttttcctgagtttcaacactaggttcagtaccctgtgcatcCCCACCCTTCACACCCTGAACACATGCAAACGGGACATCTATCTCTTCCAgactttcaataccagtccccttttcaaattctaaattcccctgatcctcccagttactctctgggcaactcccatccggagtaaactcaaccctgcgggttaaaacaacctcgtctgctaacccagcggactccctcaaggtagcggcatccttttcatctaggacagcCCTGACATCATTATCGGGAAGacatttaaattcttcaactgcaaactggtctgtcaagccagacagatcatccgtgtCCAACCCTGAACCTTCTAACTGccatatctgtttctcatctttactctgtgcctccataacctcctttctcactccaaaatgtccaccTAGGGGTATCTTATGAGTCAAATTCAAAACTTCGTTCCGATAGATCTTCGGAACCACCACCTGGTGTCCTCATCGACTGGCACCGTGgtcggcctccacttcctcattaacactccctccTTCGGGTAGTAGCCCTCTGGttccctatcaatttctgcctcagGAAGAGCTGACTCTCTCAACGCCACAAGCTCCTCATCACATCTCTGTTCCTTTATAAATTctctcctggctaagggtagatctacctcctctcctttactctctttcaccccaCTATCCtgcgttttaccaccctctaacccctcttggtacaaggtcggtaaaaacgtctccgccaaatcaacactggactcatttaaactggctcCTTTCTCAACCgcctttctagacatgctgcGAGGGATTGTGCATGCGGGATAAATCTTGGCatctatgggcgggtcctcaacacacAGACTtgcttgtcagcttcactgctgaaaaCACGTCCCCAGTCTCACTCAGGACTGAAATCTACCATTTTCCTTAGAatcaatgactgatcagccccagtatctctccagatccgcagtAGAACTGGGGCttctccttccttcacagacactgtcccttccgagataaatttctcacgcccctcttgtgCTCTGTCTACCTTTGCCTTCCCCATCGATCTGCTGACCGGCTCAATGCAACCTGTAGGTTTTGCCGTTTTCCCTTTTCCCGTCTCCTTCTTCCGAGCAAAACACTTAAATGCTAAATGACCaactttcccacaattataacaggtaaagctaggaaccttcctgccagcctgctttacctcctccttaccttttccacgAGCTCCGGGATTGTTCTCTGCCTTAGCCGGTGGGCTCTCACTACCgtccctactgcctctctggtagctcttgtttgaggaaaactttgacttgtgggttaaagcatacccgtctgctaacttggcagtcgcagacagagtccctgtctccttctcatccaagtacgtCTTCATACTCTCAGGGATACAACTTTTAAATTGCTCCATCACTATTAACTGTAACAGCTTATCATAATTTTCATCAACCCCTTTTGAGGCGCACCAACGCTCACAATATATTTGCATCTCagggcaaactctaaatacgtgtggttccacggctttctcaagttccggaacttctgccggtgtgcctctggcaccaactcgtaactcctcCATACAGCCCTTTTTACTTACTCATAGTCCCTAGACTCATCCACGGACAATGCCGAAtacgcttgctgagccttccccctaagtacgctctgtaccagaacagcccattttctctcaggccagttctgattcacagccactttctcaaaatggaggaaaaacttatcaacatccatctcctcgaatggaggtacaaATTTAATCTcctgaccaatcttgaacccTTCATTTGGGTCTTCTGCCCGGTCTCTTCCCTGCTGTACCTTTAACCTCTCTATTTCCAGCGCATGCTgcttctctttctccctttcgtccatctgcctttcagcttctcccttctccctctcagccTCCCTTTCAGCCTCCCTCTCAGCATCCTCTCTTCGCCCTGCAGTTTctctctctgcttccacactcccggggtcagacacaaaatgaaactccctccacaccgccccatcacacactctcggggtcagacacaaagtgaaactccctccacaccgtcccatcacacactcccggggtcagacacagactgaatctccctccacaccgtcccatcacacactcccggggtcagacacagagtgaaactccctccacacagtcccatcacacactcccggggtcagacacagagtgaagctccctccgtaccgtcccatcacacactcccggggtcagacacagagtgaagctccctctgtaccatcccatcacacactcccggggtcagacacagagtgaaactccctccacaccatcccatcacacactcctggggtcagacacaaagtgaaactccctccacaccgtcccatcacacactcccggggtcagacacagagtgaaactccctcctcaccgtcccttcacacactcccggggtcagacacaaagtggaaCTCCCTCTATTCTGTCCCTTCACACTCTACTggagtcagaaacagagagacattctgtccATACTGTCCAGTCACAAGAGAGCAAAGCTACTTTGAACCCATTCTCTGTTCTCCAATTCCTCCACAGCTCCTACCCATACCAGAGCCTTCATGCAGAAGAAACAGGGCCAAATGTACCTGGTGTGCACGGCCAAGAACTTCTTCCCCCGGGGCATTAAAGTGCACTGGGTCAGAAACGGGAAAGTTGCTGACAGTGGATCAGACATGACCAACATTGTCCCTCAAAGCAATGGGACTTTTCAAGTTAGGAGCGTCCGTTCTCTGGATGGAGACAGCCAGGGGTACGTCTGTCAGATGGAGCATGAGGCCGTCAGTGGGAAGCTCGTGATACCTCTAGGTAAGAACGGTGAGATGGAGAAATGTCGCCTGACCCCATAAACACCACCATATTCTCACTGATGTCAACTTGACACAGAATCCATCGTGGTCCGTTTCAGTACAGAAGCAAGTCCCGGCAGCTCAAGACCTCTCGCATCTTCTCTGGTGCTGTCAATTGTGAGAATCAAGTCAGACAGCTTCGGTACCACAAAACTGCAAGCCcgaagagcagaattgggccatttggctcatcaagtctactctgagGTTCCATCACAGcagatttactgtccctctcaaccccagtttcctgacttctccctgtaacctttgacattcttGCTAATGAagaccctatcaacctctgcttcaattATACTCAATAGCACACTGGGCCCATAACCCAGATGTCAATGGATCGTAAccatcctccactaccactgatAATGCCCTGACAACAAAAACACATTTTCCTTTTGTTTAAACAACTTTACTTTGAATGTTTCCATATCATGCCCAAGGGCCACCACTTTTACATCCCAcagttcctcttcctcctcccatgTGCACGCACATAACTGGGGGAGTGCGCATGTGACTAAATAATTACGTAGTTCAAATGAACAGAACTCAtcaaattccgcagattcaccaccctccggctaaagaaattcctccttatctctgttataaatggacttctttctattctgaggctgtgccctctggtgttagactccccttctataggaaacatgctctccgtGTCCTCTCTCCCCGGGACTTCCAATATCTTATAGGATACCGCGccctcccccccattcttctaaactccagtgagtacaggcccagagccttcaaatgctcctcgtaaTTCGAATGTGCCTTGacaaaacagaatcaggtttagtatcaccgggATACATTGTGAAATGTATTATTTGCTGAAGTACCCATGCCCacgactgtggatttcagctgctGTAGTCCCAAacaatgggaatatttgatgattccccaAGTCACCTCTTAAGGAAGTAGACTTGTCCCTGTTTCCTTAGGAGTCACTAGAGATTTGACCTGAcactgaaactttgacaaacttttctagttgtgtattgactggctgcatcacagcctggtatggaaacaccaatgcctttgaacataaAATCCTCCAAAAGATAACGAATTTGGTCCAGTACATtatgggcaaagccctcccaaccattgagcacatctacatgaaatactgttgtaggaaagcagcatccatcatcagagacccccaccacccaggccatgcacttttcttgctgctgccatcaggaagaaggtacaggaggctcgggactcacaccaccaggttcagaaacagttactacccctcaaccatcaggctcttgactaCACTCACTTGTCCATCCACTAAGATgctcctacaaccaatgatctctctttaaggactctttatctcaattTCTGGTTATttaatgctatttatttattacacagcacagttgcacagtttgttggtcTTCTGCAGTCAAGATgatcattcattgattctgttctagTTACgactctatagatttattgagtatgcctgcaggaaaatgacgtatctgtactttgataataaactaacTTTGAACTTATCTGCACCATCTTAATGATATGATAGGAACCCAGCACAACAACAAAACCTCCAACGTTTTCTCCACAGAACACAAGGCACTGGTTGAGAACGAAGCTTTGATCATTGTTGGAGCTGTTCTGGGGATACTCGGGCTCTGCGCCATGGCGGTGACTGGAATCCTGTACTGCTGCACCTCAGAGGGTAAGTGGCTGCAAGGCTTACAGAGCCTCATCGATGTGGATTAAGTTGGGAAACCGTCTCTattctcagaatcagattcattatcactgacttCTGCAACGTAAAGGTCGGCGgggcaaagacataaaaatttaCTATAAATGTCCAAGGTAACTAAGTAGTGCGAAAAATAGGATAACAAAGTTGGGTTTCAAAATCTGAAGGAAGGGACGAGGCTATTCTTGCTcagtgaccataagaccataagcaggtttaggccattcagcccatcgagcttgCTCCATCatcccatcatggttgatttaataccccctcaaccccatattcctactttctccctgtcaCTTTTGACACTTTTACTAATCTTACATGCTCATTTGGGCACAGGCCATCGATAAACGCCTGACTCCCCTCGTCCTCTGATGCCGATGGTACGGTTCGAGCATTGACCATAAAACCactaaatataggagcagaattaggccatttggcccattgagtctgctctggcatttcatcatggctgaagcatttttcctctcagtcccagtctcctgacttccccccgtatcccttcatggcctgaccaggcaagaacctttcaacctttgCCATAagcatacataaagacttggcctccacagctgcctgtggcaatgacaCCATCCAccggctaaagaaatgcctcatCATCTACAACGTTTGTAtgttctgaaaggatgcccctctattctgaggctgtgccctcagatcttagactctcccaccaaaggacacagcctctccacatccactctatcaaagcctttcaccatttgataggtttcaatgaggtcacccctcattatgttcatttccagtgaatacaggcctaaaaccatcaaacactctccatATGACAAGATGTttatttctggaatcattttcatgaatctgctTTGGACCTtccccagtgtcagcacatcctttctaagataacagGCTCCAAACTGCTCGCGATACCCCAAGTGAAGCCTAACCAgggccttataaagtctcaacattacatccttgcttttatattcttgtcctcttgaaattaattctaatatcgcatttgccttcctcaccacagactcaacctgcaagtcaagCTTCagagaaccctgcacaaggactcccaagtccccttgtgcCTCGgacttttgtattttctctccatttagagaagagtcaaccctttcatctcttctaccgaagtgcatgaccacacacttcctgattctgcattccatctgccacttctttgcccattctcctgatctgtctaagtacttctgtaccctctctatttcaaaactacctgcccctcctcctatctgcaattttgcaacaaagccatgaaatccatcatccaaatcattgacatataatgcaaaaggaattggtcccaacacagcgAGAACACCAGTTGTCAGCGGCAGCCGGTGAGAAAagcccccctttattcccactctttgcctcctgccaatcagccgctgctttatccatgctagaacctttcctgtaataccacgggctcgtagcttgttaagcagcctcacgtgttgcaccttgtcaaaggccttcagaaaacccaagaacacaacatccacagactctcctttgtctatcctgcttgttacttcttcaaagaattccaacagatttgtcaggcaagattttcccttgacgaaaccatgttgactacggCCAATTTTatcgtgcctccaagtaccctgaaaccacatccttaacaatcgactccaacacctttCCAACCTctgagttcaggctaactggcctagaattttctttcttctgctctctcctctcttgaagagtggagagacatttggaattttccagtcttccagaaccattctagaa
Protein-coding sequences here:
- the LOC132380747 gene encoding zinc-alpha-2-glycoprotein-like produces the protein MRALCSPSFLAFLGAVLSILEVVEATRSGLHILHQYCECTQRDHKTVVSWVDGYDGETIVYYDPDNKTFVATRRFAQRVVDKRNANSYFVESIPEQIASLCDRIKRLAISTNATWERKAPTHTRAFMQKKQGQMYLVCTAKNFFPRGIKVHWVRNGKVADSGSDMTNIVPQSNGTFQVRSVRSLDGDSQGYVCQMEHEAVSGKLVIPLEHKALVENEALIIVGAVLGILGLCAMAVTGILYCCTSEGPPHLLYRCHWCQYVPGCSPSPLRVA